A single region of the Parasphingorhabdus litoris DSM 22379 genome encodes:
- a CDS encoding FtsK/SpoIIIE family DNA translocase, with the protein MAGKAKEANWREVMRLSLLRSGALIGAVVLALLTAFLFLALVSYSPSDPSLNTAAGSVEHNWMGIFGSYSSDLLLSLLGVPVALFLPLILVFANRLWRDIPQAEWKKQLFWCLVAAFLIGTGLSIWFPDSQADLPSGWGGLAGMVSAKGISAALSAISESWSGIVSGVLTAITVTGGLVLGYFSLRLDKPLFSMPQLKLPRFKSGEEDSGLVIEPEGAAPAKPKKAPAPRKEVKPDNRPPPEISDRALPPKKASLSSGKQGDFFGPYSLPSIDLLTPRPEESNNVIDKAGLERNARLLESVLDDFHVKGTINAVRPGPVVTMYELEPAPGIKASRVIQLAEDIARNMSALSARVAAIPGRTVMGIELPNAQRESVVLHEMIGSDSFQDQTGQLPIILGKNISGDPVIADLAPMPHLLIAGTTGSGKSVGLNCMIVSLLYRLTPDQCKMIMIDPKMLELSTYDDIPHLLSPVVTEPTKAVRALKWAVEQMEERYRMMSSISVRNLANYNEKVKAAKAKGEPLGRKVQTGYDPETSRPIYEEEQLDYEVLPQIVIIVDELADLMMTAGKEVEFLIQRLAQKARAAGIHLIMATQRPSVDVITGVIKANLPTRISFHVTSKIDSRTILGEQGAEQLLGKGDMLYMPGGKQLTRVHGPFVSDDEVRLIADHWRAQGSPEYIQAVTEEPEDGSYALDGADLSDSKEDRQYAQACQIIFESQKVSTSWLQRQLRIGYNTAARIIDRMEEDEFISPPNHIGRREVLRDQNGEVI; encoded by the coding sequence ATGGCCGGAAAAGCTAAAGAGGCAAATTGGCGTGAAGTGATGCGCCTCAGCCTGCTGCGCAGCGGTGCGCTGATCGGTGCGGTGGTTCTTGCCCTGTTGACGGCCTTTCTGTTTCTCGCCCTTGTCAGCTATTCGCCCAGCGATCCATCTTTGAATACGGCTGCTGGTAGCGTCGAGCATAACTGGATGGGGATATTTGGTTCCTACAGTTCTGATTTATTGCTTTCTTTGCTTGGCGTGCCCGTTGCATTGTTCCTGCCGCTTATCTTGGTTTTTGCCAACCGATTATGGCGTGACATCCCGCAGGCAGAATGGAAAAAGCAACTTTTCTGGTGCTTGGTAGCAGCGTTCCTTATCGGCACCGGGCTGTCTATATGGTTTCCGGATAGTCAGGCAGACCTGCCATCCGGTTGGGGCGGGCTCGCAGGCATGGTTTCAGCCAAAGGGATAAGTGCCGCATTAAGCGCCATCTCAGAAAGCTGGAGCGGTATCGTTTCGGGCGTGCTGACTGCAATTACTGTTACAGGCGGATTGGTACTCGGCTATTTCAGTCTGCGGCTCGACAAACCCTTATTCTCCATGCCGCAACTGAAACTGCCACGCTTCAAGTCGGGTGAGGAAGATAGTGGCTTGGTGATCGAACCAGAAGGCGCTGCGCCAGCAAAACCGAAAAAGGCGCCCGCTCCTCGCAAAGAGGTCAAACCCGATAATCGGCCGCCACCGGAAATTAGCGACCGGGCCTTGCCGCCTAAAAAAGCGAGCCTGTCCAGTGGCAAACAAGGTGACTTTTTCGGACCCTATTCGCTACCATCGATTGATCTGCTGACACCGCGGCCCGAAGAGTCAAATAACGTCATTGATAAAGCGGGCCTGGAGCGCAATGCGCGGTTGCTCGAATCTGTACTTGATGACTTCCATGTAAAGGGTACGATCAATGCGGTTCGTCCAGGCCCGGTTGTAACCATGTATGAACTGGAACCCGCGCCTGGAATAAAAGCCAGCAGGGTTATTCAGCTGGCAGAAGATATCGCACGCAATATGTCGGCACTTTCTGCTCGGGTGGCTGCCATACCGGGCCGCACTGTCATGGGTATCGAATTGCCCAATGCACAGCGCGAGTCTGTTGTTCTGCACGAAATGATTGGTAGCGACAGTTTCCAGGATCAGACGGGGCAACTTCCGATCATACTTGGCAAAAATATATCTGGTGACCCGGTGATTGCGGATCTCGCGCCAATGCCGCACCTTCTGATTGCTGGTACTACCGGCTCTGGTAAATCAGTGGGTCTCAACTGCATGATCGTGTCGCTGCTCTACCGGCTGACGCCGGATCAGTGCAAGATGATCATGATTGATCCCAAGATGCTGGAACTCAGCACTTATGATGACATCCCGCATCTGTTGTCGCCTGTCGTTACAGAGCCGACTAAAGCCGTCCGTGCACTTAAATGGGCGGTGGAGCAGATGGAGGAACGGTACCGGATGATGTCTTCCATCTCGGTGCGTAATCTCGCCAATTATAACGAGAAGGTCAAAGCCGCCAAAGCCAAGGGCGAGCCGCTGGGCCGCAAGGTGCAGACAGGCTATGATCCGGAAACATCGCGGCCGATCTATGAGGAAGAGCAGCTAGATTATGAAGTCCTGCCACAAATAGTGATCATTGTGGACGAGCTAGCTGATCTGATGATGACAGCGGGTAAAGAAGTTGAATTTCTGATCCAACGCCTGGCCCAGAAGGCGAGGGCCGCCGGTATCCACCTCATCATGGCAACCCAGCGTCCATCGGTTGATGTCATCACCGGCGTGATCAAGGCCAATCTGCCGACGCGGATCAGTTTTCACGTGACGTCCAAAATCGATTCCCGCACGATCCTTGGTGAACAGGGCGCAGAGCAACTGCTTGGCAAGGGCGATATGCTCTATATGCCAGGCGGCAAGCAATTGACCCGTGTCCATGGCCCGTTTGTGTCAGACGATGAGGTCCGCCTGATTGCTGATCATTGGCGTGCGCAAGGCTCGCCAGAATATATTCAGGCAGTCACCGAAGAACCAGAAGATGGCAGCTATGCTCTGGATGGTGCCGATTTGTCCGACAGCAAGGAAGATCGGCAATATGCACAGGCCTGCCAGATCATCTTCGAAAGCCAGAAAGTGTCGACCAGCTGGCTGCAACGGCAGCTCAGAATCGGCTATAATACAGCCGCCCGGATCATTGATCGTATGGAGGAAGACGAGTTTATCAGTCCGCCTAACCATATCGGTCGGCGCGAAGTGTTGCGCGACCAAAATGGTGAAGTGATCTAA
- a CDS encoding UbiH/UbiF/VisC/COQ6 family ubiquinone biosynthesis hydroxylase, with translation MTMKQEHYDAIILGAGLIGLTQVLTLAAHGLNVAVIDRADPADLLNPRNDGRVSSINSASWNMLSAIGLTEKLEPHGCNIDKILINDGLKPGRLDFMPDEYDGPLGVMIANEVLLRTLFEAAEAHEQIAIYMSKKADQTDRSEHQVSVSLDGGEQLTAPLLIAADGRGSVVRDEAGIIMAKWQYDHSAIICTVSHEEPHGKTAYEIFYPSGPFAILPMRDDDKGHHRSAIVWTVPREDGPAFAKINERAFEAELMKKSGGFLGEMKLLSDRATYPLGFHHSATLVAERLALVGDAGHGIHPIAGQGLNLGFRDVAALTECIVEGARTGLDLGDAQILAGFDRWRSLDNLMMSAATDILTRLFGLPGDTSSAIRRFGIGLVQRIPPLKDQFMAEARGESGDLPQLLMGDLV, from the coding sequence ATGACCATGAAACAAGAACATTATGATGCGATCATATTGGGTGCCGGTCTGATCGGCCTCACCCAGGTTCTGACCTTGGCAGCGCACGGACTAAATGTTGCGGTGATTGATCGTGCTGACCCTGCCGATTTGCTCAATCCGAGAAATGACGGACGCGTTTCCTCTATCAACAGTGCAAGCTGGAACATGTTGTCGGCTATTGGCCTGACCGAAAAGCTGGAACCCCATGGCTGTAATATAGATAAAATCCTCATTAATGATGGATTGAAACCAGGCAGACTGGATTTTATGCCAGATGAATATGACGGGCCACTTGGTGTGATGATCGCGAATGAAGTGCTGCTCCGGACATTGTTTGAAGCAGCAGAAGCTCATGAGCAGATTGCCATATACATGTCCAAAAAGGCGGATCAAACCGATCGCAGCGAGCATCAGGTTAGTGTCTCGTTAGATGGCGGAGAGCAGTTAACTGCTCCGCTGCTAATCGCCGCAGATGGCCGCGGTAGCGTGGTTCGGGACGAAGCTGGGATCATCATGGCGAAATGGCAATATGATCATAGCGCGATTATCTGCACCGTTTCACATGAGGAACCACATGGTAAAACCGCTTACGAAATCTTCTATCCGTCAGGGCCTTTTGCGATTTTACCCATGCGCGATGATGATAAAGGACACCATCGTTCTGCGATAGTATGGACGGTGCCGCGCGAAGACGGGCCGGCTTTCGCAAAGATCAACGAGCGTGCTTTTGAAGCAGAGCTGATGAAGAAATCAGGCGGATTTTTGGGAGAAATGAAGCTGCTATCGGACCGAGCCACTTATCCTCTCGGTTTTCATCACAGCGCCACACTCGTGGCAGAGCGACTTGCTTTAGTGGGCGATGCGGGACACGGTATTCATCCGATTGCCGGTCAAGGTCTCAATCTTGGTTTTCGCGATGTCGCAGCTTTGACAGAATGCATTGTAGAAGGAGCCCGCACTGGGCTGGATCTGGGCGATGCACAAATTCTAGCAGGCTTTGATCGCTGGCGCTCGCTTGACAATCTAATGATGTCTGCGGCGACCGACATATTGACCCGTCTTTTTGGATTGCCAGGCGACACATCATCAGCGATCAGACGCTTTGGCATTGGCTTGGTCCAGCGCATTCCGCCCCTGAAAGACCAGTTCATGGCTGAAGCGCGGGGCGAAAGCGGCGATTTGCCGCAATTGCTTATGGGTGATCTGGTTTAG
- a CDS encoding LolA family protein, translating into MLRYAFALVAAPLAVTASVPATAQQSPADDINAISAHLRAMTTMTANFTQTDRSGRLLPGKLTLKQPGRIRFQYGKEANLLIVGDGKALTMIDYEVNQVQRWPIRNSPLGALLNPERDLSKYGKIIPTRNPDVLSVEVRDPKRPEYGVITMVFTKVAGAPAGLRLDGWVSLDSKNNRTSIRLSDQKFGVSVANNAFKWNDPRRKRRGRR; encoded by the coding sequence ATGTTGAGATATGCTTTTGCCCTTGTCGCTGCGCCTTTGGCTGTGACCGCTTCGGTGCCAGCGACGGCGCAGCAAAGCCCAGCAGACGATATCAACGCAATTTCCGCTCATTTGCGTGCTATGACCACGATGACGGCAAATTTCACGCAAACTGACCGCAGCGGGCGCTTATTGCCTGGCAAACTGACGTTGAAACAACCCGGCCGGATACGCTTTCAATATGGCAAGGAGGCCAATCTATTAATTGTAGGCGACGGCAAGGCCCTGACCATGATCGATTATGAGGTAAACCAGGTTCAGCGTTGGCCAATTAGAAACAGTCCGTTGGGAGCCTTGCTCAACCCAGAGCGGGATTTGTCAAAATATGGCAAAATCATTCCGACTCGTAACCCGGACGTGCTTAGTGTGGAGGTTCGCGATCCGAAACGCCCGGAATATGGTGTCATCACGATGGTTTTCACCAAGGTTGCCGGTGCGCCTGCTGGATTGCGGCTGGATGGGTGGGTGTCACTCGATTCGAAGAATAATCGGACCTCTATCCGGCTTTCCGACCAGAAATTCGGTGTTTCGGTCGCCAACAACGCCTTCAAATGGAACGATCCGCGAAGAAAACGCCGTGGCAGACGATGA
- the xth gene encoding exodeoxyribonuclease III, whose product MSDTLKVVSWNINSVRARIEIVERFLKEEAPDVLCLQETKVRNDQFPEGTFRQLGYNHLILNGQPMHHGVAMISRVPLHKDERFDWQANGEARHVGARLENGVRIENVYIPAGGEIPNREENPKFGQKLDFYQRMTDWSAALETPTILLGDFNVAPLESDVWSHKQLINVVSHTQIEIDTMAKLQAAHDWVDIGRKFIPDPERLYTWWSYRARDWRASDKGRRLDHVWVSPELENKAVSHVVHEDARGWAKPSDHAPLITEFKF is encoded by the coding sequence ATGAGTGATACCCTGAAAGTCGTCAGCTGGAATATTAACAGCGTTCGTGCCCGAATCGAAATTGTCGAACGATTCTTGAAGGAAGAAGCACCTGATGTGCTGTGCTTGCAGGAAACCAAGGTCCGTAATGATCAGTTTCCTGAAGGGACCTTCCGCCAATTGGGATATAATCATCTGATCTTAAACGGTCAGCCAATGCATCACGGCGTTGCGATGATCAGCCGTGTGCCGCTGCACAAAGATGAAAGGTTCGATTGGCAAGCCAATGGCGAAGCGCGGCACGTCGGCGCTCGTCTGGAAAATGGTGTTCGTATCGAGAATGTTTACATTCCAGCGGGCGGAGAGATTCCGAACAGGGAAGAAAACCCGAAATTTGGTCAGAAACTGGATTTTTATCAGCGGATGACCGACTGGTCTGCCGCCCTGGAAACGCCCACTATTTTGCTTGGTGACTTCAATGTTGCACCGCTCGAATCCGATGTTTGGAGCCACAAGCAGTTGATCAATGTGGTTAGCCATACGCAGATTGAAATCGATACAATGGCCAAGTTACAGGCCGCACATGATTGGGTCGATATTGGACGTAAGTTCATTCCTGATCCGGAGCGGCTCTACACATGGTGGAGCTATCGTGCCCGTGATTGGCGGGCATCGGACAAAGGAAGGCGGCTCGACCATGTCTGGGTCAGTCCCGAACTTGAGAATAAAGCAGTGAGCCACGTTGTTCACGAAGATGCGCGGGGATGGGCGAAACCATCTGATCATGCGCCGCTCATCACGGAGTTTAAATTTTGA
- a CDS encoding SDR family NAD(P)-dependent oxidoreductase: MTTPNFSIDLTGRTAIVTGASAGLGRRFAGVLAACGAKVACTARRREKLDELVDEITRDGGTAQAFDLDVRDAEQLKAIVPAVSESLGQPDILINNAGIVDAARAVKMSTELIDDVLDTNMRAAYILSCEFARPLIEQKTPGRIVNISSIAGTHYDGGGAALYSTTKAGISRITEALAVEWSRFFINVNAIAPGLFATDMSDGMTSRMGNFYEHFPRQRICQPEQMDSTLLYLLSPASECVTGTIIKVDDGQGPR; the protein is encoded by the coding sequence ATGACCACGCCAAATTTTTCCATCGATCTCACTGGTCGCACTGCCATCGTTACCGGCGCTTCGGCTGGTTTGGGCCGCCGCTTTGCAGGTGTTTTGGCCGCTTGCGGCGCGAAAGTAGCTTGCACGGCGCGGCGGCGGGAAAAGCTGGACGAGCTGGTTGATGAAATTACACGTGACGGCGGCACAGCGCAGGCCTTCGATCTGGATGTCCGCGATGCCGAACAATTAAAAGCCATTGTGCCCGCCGTATCTGAATCGCTTGGACAGCCTGATATTTTGATCAACAATGCCGGAATCGTTGATGCGGCTCGTGCGGTTAAGATGTCCACGGAACTGATTGACGATGTGCTGGATACCAATATGCGCGCTGCGTACATATTGTCATGCGAGTTTGCGCGTCCTTTGATTGAGCAAAAGACACCCGGCCGGATCGTCAATATTTCTTCGATAGCAGGCACGCATTATGACGGCGGCGGCGCAGCGCTCTATTCAACCACGAAAGCCGGAATATCAAGGATTACAGAGGCCTTGGCCGTTGAATGGTCGAGATTCTTCATCAACGTCAATGCGATTGCACCCGGGCTGTTCGCAACCGACATGTCAGATGGAATGACCAGTCGTATGGGGAATTTCTATGAGCATTTTCCGCGGCAACGCATATGCCAGCCGGAGCAAATGGATAGCACGTTACTTTACCTTCTATCGCCTGCGTCGGAATGTGTGACCGGCACCATCATCAAGGTCGATGACGGTCAAGGACCGCGATAA